The DNA window AGTCATGCTGGATAATCAAACAGTCACGCTGGACAATCAAACAGTCACGCTGGACAATCAAACAGTCACGCTGGACAATCGACCAGTGGCAGAAAGTAGGACATCTGATTGAATTAGAAGACATTAAACAATGATACTTTACAAGAGACATCCCAAGATGAAAGAGCTGGGCAAACACAGTCAAAGCCACCTATTGTGTGCTTCCATCAGACAATAACAATAGACGTTTATTGGCCAGACGCCAAGTTGTCTAAAAAGTTAATATCATTAGGGGTTAGCttttctcattctcctctctttgaGTATTTGCAGTCTGTTGTCCTCATATTCTGTTACCGAGACAAATTGCACATTGTTACGGTGATCATCCGACAACAGAAATTGCACTAAAAAGGAAATTATTTGTTGAATTCAATCTTTTAAAACATCGACATTACTCTTACACAATGTGGCTTAGTGGGTGGCAGTGTGGTTCTGTGGTTAAGTTATTGGGATGGGCTTTCCAAAAGGAAATTGCCCTTTACAAATCCAACCAAATTTGTAGGTGGTGGACGCTGTCGATGAGGTTGCAACCAATTAGCGCAGCAATATAGCCTAATAATGCAGCTATATTATTACCTGGGTGGCTGAAGATGGTCAATAACAGAATGTTCCCGACGATTCTATTCCACATTAGTCCGGATTAGTTATTATTCTCTAGACCttggtggtcctgtgtggctcagtcggtagagcatggtgcttgcaacgccatgGGTTCGTTTCCCgctgggaccacccatacgtaaaacGTACGCACGCtcaagtcgctttggataaaagcgtctgctaaacggCATATTGTATTATATCATCCCTGATAACCTGTCTCTGCTAACGCCACTCCATACATCCCCAGTCATTCTGGAGGAGATCCAGCGTACCATGTGTACTCCTCGGGAGGTGTGTCTGGAGGTGTCTAAGGAGTACCCGGAGAGCACCAGTCACTTCTACGTGCCtcgctgtgtgtctgtgcacCGCTGTGGGGGCTGCTGTCCCCAGGAGGGTCTGTACTGCACCAACACCAGCCACATCTACATCAACAAAACGGTGAGCAGCGGAGGACAAACTAGATATCTTTCGACATTTTAAAATGACGCTACTGTACAGCGTAACACTTTACATCAAGTCGCTCTTATACCCGCGTTGTACCAATGGCACAGCTTTAGTAACAACATTGTATTCAATAGATGCCGAATCCGAATGTTAGTCATTGACACCGTGTTCTTTCCCCCTGTGGCCTCAGCTGGTGGAGTTGTCTCACCGTGACCGCTCTATGGTGATGGTGGCGTTCGTCAACCACACGTCCTGTGAGTGTCTGTCCAAGAGGCCCCTGCACTCCGTCATCAGGAGGGCCGCTGCAGCTCACCTCACCGTGTGAGTGAGTAGTGAGGACTAGTCCACTTTAAGACGTAACCTCTGACGCTGCCGATCGAGACAcaatgtgcgcacacacacacacacacacacttcattattattaaaggcccagtgcagtcaaaaaaattgggtttttcctgtgttttatatagacgGGTTGGCTGACAACGTCACAAAAATTATGCGTGCGGGCCGGAATGGGCCGGAATTATGCGTGGGGCCGGAAGCCTTGCCACCAACTGTAACCACTcccagaattattattattattttttttaaaacaattttaattgaaaacaatcacagtaaggtacttaattgttacccagaaaatatttgatattgagataaaaatggctgcattggacctttaaggaaTACAGTATTTGGTTCATATTAAACAATATCGTCCAGTTTTAATGCAATGTAATAATATAGCTGACTGACTAAGCCAAGGATACTAAACCATTCCATCTAATCCTATTTTATGTGGATCAGTATCTGACGATGCAAGTGAATGAGCTAGACCATCAGCTATTCCGTCACAAGTGCTTTGCGTGTGCATTTGCTTTTGAACTGAGGCCATGGAGAAGAGGCCATGTttccccctgctctctcctcgTCTTTCTGTGTCCAGCCTAACTGCTCCAGACGGCTGTGTGTAGGCTGTCTGCCAGGCCAAGGCCAGCAGGGAGGAGGGCCAGGGGATTCAGTTCCCTCTCACAGACCGCCCATGGTGTCCAGCCCATTCACAGGAATGCTTTTGTGAGAGTAGCAGTCCCCCTAAGCCAAGACCTCTGATCTGATCCTGGTCTGtgtgtccctccttccctctccaggTGTTCCCCGCCAGATGTTCCCTGCAGTACAGGACTGGTCTGGGACCCCACCAGCTGCCTGTGTGTTCCCATGGACACAAGCTCCttctcagagagagagctaggtaAGTTAAACTAGCCCATACCCATACAAACCCAGTACAGTCGTTTCCGTTTGCCAACACCGAGAGATACTGTAGCCCATAGGTCAGGGAGTTGGTAAATGAGAATGATATAATGCCTCGCCGCATTGAAGTGAAATGTACTAAACCACATGTCTGTCTAGAGGTCAAGAAGTGACACTAactagcctctctcctctccaccatctgTTGCAGAGCCCCTGGAGTCAGCCTTGCTGGAGCTGTGTGGCCCCAACAAAGTCCTGGATGAGGacagctgtgagtgtgtgtgtcagaacggTCTGACGGAGGCCAGCTGTGGGCCAGGCTGGCGTCTAGACcaagagtcctgtgagtgtctcTGTGAGGACCAGCCCGGCCCAGGGACCTGCCCACCCAACCAACGCTGGGACCCAgatctgtgtggctgtgtgtgccgGGCAGAGTGCCCCCGTAGTCAGCCTCTCAACCCAGAGACGTGCCTGTGCCAGTGCAGGGAGAGtcctcacacctgcctgctgcaagGCAAGAGGTTCAACGCACACAATTGCAGGTAAAACAATTGACTCTAAAACACAGACCGCACAACAGAAGAGGGCGAAAGTTCAAACACTTCACATTTCATTAGGCCTCATGACACCGGTGGACATCCCCATTGCCATTTCTAGAAAACTATTCCCAGAACTATGATGCGGGTCAAAGTAATAATACGCGGTTGACCTAAGTGTGACAACTTGGGAACACATAGTACAAAAGCTATAACTGCTATAGCTACAGGTTATTTTAATTTGGCAAGAGCAACACACAACCTGTTCCACTTAAAGAGGAGACCGAGAGGAATTAAATAGAGGAAACTCAAACTCAGTGTGAAGTCTGAATCCAGATACTGTATCGGTATCATGAGCAATATGTATTTCAGGGGAATCTGTTCAAACGTAATGATAGTTATACAAATATTATTTCACACTTCCGGATAATGACAAGACATTCATGTGAAGAACTACTCCAGCGTGAGAATTCATATCCTGTTTACGTCCCTTTACAATGAATCTGGATAAGCGAGGCAAGGCACCTGCCACATTTCTTTGGAATGTAGAAACCAGACTTTCCAGAAAGCACAGAATTCCCCTCTTGCGAGAGattaaaaataatgttttatgtTCTATCCAAACAGCGGAAAGAGTTAGAGCATGTTTTATCAATGAGACAATGGGGATTGGTCCGAGATCACACACACAACTAGCTTACACACACAGGGTCATGCAAGTGGGTCACAGTTGAGTTGAAGTTACAGTACATTGCGTAAAACCAACTGTTCTATCGGTTTCTCTTCCCCTCCACCAAGCTGTTACCGGCTGCCCTGCAGAAAGCCACACAAGAACTGTCCAACTGGCTTCTACTACAGCCACTACGTCTGCCAGTGCATACCCAACCACATGAGGTCAGAGGAGTGGAACTGACAAAGCTGGTGTCACTAGCACTGGTGCCAAACTGCAATGTACTGTAACTGTATGGTGAAATAAAGCAGAAATGAAGGCTGACCTGACCACAACCATTGTCCACATGGGCCGGAATAGAGAAGAAGGTGTGGCAGAGAGGACACTGACCAAATGGTATTCTATACTCAACaataatataaacacaacatgtaaactgttggtcccatgtttcatgagctgaaataaaagatcccagaaatttgatatttgcacaaaaagcttattcccccccccccccccccaaaaaaaaacacacatttgtttacatccctcttagtgagcatttctcgttTGCCaggataatccacccacctgacaggtgtcacatatcaagaagcagattaaacagcatgatcattacacaggtgcaccttgtgctggggaaaataaaaagtcactctacaatgtgcagttttgtcacacaacacagtgccacagatgtttcaagttttgaaggagcgtgcaattggcatgctgaatgcaggaatgtccaccagagttgttgccagataatttaatgttaatttctctaccataagccatctccaacatggttttagagaattttgcagtacgtccaaatggccttacaaccgcagaccacgtgtaaccacgccagcccaggacatccacattcggcttcttcacctgcaggattgtctgagatcAACCCCTTGGACAGCTCATGACACTCAGGATTATTTCTGTCTTTAATAAAGcacttttgtgggggaaaactcattctgattggctgggcatggctcccaagtgggtgggcctataaccacccaggcccacccatggctgcgcccctgcccagtcatgtgaaatccatagattaggacctaatgaatttatttcaattgactaatttccttatatgaactgtaactcagtaaaatcactGAAATTGATGCATGTTgctttaatatttttgttcagtatatttctaCGTCTGTGAGGAGGAGCCATTTAACTGatacagctgtgaggagtccccAAATTTTTTCACTCAGGGCCCCCTAATacaaaaatgttagctgacatgcctcctcccccTCTGCCGACCACCCCACAGTTTTGAAGCCACTGATTTAACTAATTCAGCTAAGAGGAGTCATTTAACTAATTCGGCACTTGAGAATGTACTGAAATGGTCCCCAAAAGAGTAAGCAACTTGTAACAGATGACTTGTGTTTTTATGTCACTAAAATAACATGTAATGAACGAACCCAGTCCTTTGTAACAATCAGTGTGTTATAAATTATAACGTTTTGATCTGTGAAAAGTGACAAAGCAACTCGCTGTAACTTTTGTAATAAATACCAACAATAGCTATGTTTGCAATGTACAGCAAGTACGTAGGCTATATGTATCTCGAAACCCTTTCACATTccctctacaacacaacatggagactaGACTGTGGGAATATTTTCATAAATTCTCCTGATAGGCCATGATCAACATGTTCTCCATCTTCAGGCCAGGGAACATAAAATGGAGCACAGTCCCCATTCCACAATTAACAACATTATGTAGTTGTCTACATATTGCTGTCATGGACATCATTGACATTGCCTcagatacagtggcttgcgaaagtattcacccccaatggcatttttcctattttgttgccttacaacctggaattaaaatgtgtttttttttggggggggggggggggggttgtatcatctgatttatacaacatgcctaccactctgaagatgctaaatattttttatggtgacacaaacaagaaataagacacaaaaaactgaaaacttgagcgtgcataactattcactgcacaattacagctgcaagtctcttagggtttgtctctataagcttgtcatcattccttcaattctgaccagtttcctagtccctgctgatgaaaaacatcctcagcataatgctgccaccaccatgcttcgctgtggggatggtgttctcggggtgatgagaggtgttgggtttgcgccagacgttttccttgatggccaaaaagctcaattttattctcatctgaccagagtgccttcttccatatgtttggggagtctcccacatgccttttggcaaaaacCAAACGTTTGCTtcttttctggacactcttccataaagcacAGCtcgtggagtgtacggcttaaagtggtcctatggacagatactccgatctcagctgtggagctttgcagctccttcagggtaatctttggtctctttgttgcctctctgattaatgccctccttgcctggtccatgagttttggtgggcggccctctcttggcaggtttgttgttttgccattttctttccatttttaattatggatttaatggtgctccgtgggatgttcacattttctgatatttttttataacccaaccctgatctgtatttctccacaactttgtccctgacctgtttggagagctccttggtcttcatggtgccgcttgcttggtggtgccccttgcttagtggtgttgcagactcgggggcctttcagaacaggtgtatatatactgagatcatgtgacacttaaataaagtccaccagtgtgcaatctaactaattatgtgacttctgaagataCTTTTTTGCACCAGATctcatttaggggcttcatagcaaagggggtgtatacatatgcatgcaccacttttcagttttttctgttttgaattttttgaaacaagtaaattttttcatttcacttcaccaatttggactactacaaaaatctatttaaattacaggttgtaatgcaataaaatatgaaaaatgccaaaggggatgaatactttgcaAGGCAGTGTACAGTATGTGCTGCATTTAAAATGAGTTAAAAAAATGACATTTATATTTATTGTAAGTGACCCTGCACCTCTCTGAGATGACAAAGTCATGATGTAATTGGGAAGGAAGAAAATAATACTTAAAATGTAAGAcccatgcatatactgtattgtacAAAATGTGTGACTTAACTTGTGTGACATACTGTAGTCAGTGGTGACTGTGAATGAAAAGCGTGTctctacactacatggccaaaagtaagTGGAAcaattcattccaaaatcatggacattaatatggagttggtcccccctttggtGCTACAACAGcatccagtcttctgggaagacttcccaatagatgttggaacattgctgtggggacttgcttacattcagccacaagagcattagtgaggtcgggcactgatgttggccgattaggcctggctcgcagtctgcgttcctattcatcccaaaggtgttcaatggggttgaggtcagggctctgtgcaggccagtcaagttcttccacacagatcttgacaagccatttctgtattgacctagctttgtgcacggggggcatcgtcatgctgaaacaggaaagggccttccccaaatggttgccacaaagttgtaagaacagaatcgtctagaatgtcattgaatgctgtagcgttaagatttcccttcactggaactaaggggcctagcccgaactatgaaaagcagccccagaccattattcctcctccaccaaacttacagttagcactatgcattggggcaggtagcgttctcctggcatccgccaaacccagattcgtcagatggtgaagcgtgattcatcactgcagagaacaattttccactgctctagagtccaatggcggtgagctttagaCCACTCCagtcgatgcttggcattgcacatggtgatcttaggcttgtgtgcagctgctcagccatggaaaccattccatgaagctcccgacaaacagttattgtgctgacgttgcttccagaggcagtttggaactcggtaaccaaggacagacaatgtttacgtgctacgcgcttcagcactctgcgttcccattctgtgagcttatgtggcctaccacttcacagctaaGCCACTGTTGCTCctaaatgtttccacttcacaataacaacacccacagttgaccggggcagctctagcagggcagaaatacaACAAACTGActtgtggcatcctatgacggtgccatgtcgaaagtcactgagctcatcagaacaggccattctactgccaatgtttgtctatggagatttcatggctgtgtgctcgactttatacacccgtcagcaatgggtgtggttgaaatagccaaatccactaatttgaaggggagtTCACATATTTTTGGCCACGTAGTGTATGCGTTTTTAATGTCTTATCATATTTGTATGGTATTTAAAATAAAACTTGATTGGCTTTGGTAAATGTGTACGGTGTGTGTTTGATAAGTGTGTTAAAAGGGGTATTCCCAGGtagcacataacattctgagaatCCTATGCTCGGTGAGCACGTGTTGTCCTatagttattttgcatacaaccttcccacaacattctgggaatggtgcaggatagttgcttggctttggaacattctcagcacatttaaggaattTGACAAAATAACAATTTTCTTGGCATTTCATTACTCcaacagaacgtttcctaaaagttcaaattAATTAAGTTACAATTAGTTGCATTGGTAATGTTccaggaacgttctccaacttgtttgacattgggaatattctcaaatagttcagggaatgttaagaaacaactttcttctgtgggaatttcagtacatCAGCATAACATTTTCGGCAGGTTTCCTCATTCTTccatttaaagtcatgttctcagaacattaaaacGTTAGTAACGTTCAAAGAACGACATATATATTCCGTTCTCAgcgtcaacaaaactctctctatcctctatcttgttaagtgtgttggCCGCGCCCACTAATTgaccacacctgatcttaatgagtgcttgtttcctttgaaatggggtctgttttaATATACATAACTGTTCATTTTAGTCTGAGTAAAAAAATCAAACATGGCATGCTATCCATGTGGCACAGTGGACTAAATCCATgtatagagaacagaagatcatgggtttgaatctcactgatgcactgccacaaaaaaaatctgtgtgtttgcatgattaatgcctaaggaaATTCATttcaatgtgtcctatctgtgcttggagttcaaaacagttaacctaagctagcagtgttaatacaagtcttattgaaacattccgTGAAAGTTAAGGAAATTATTTAAAAAACTCAAAATAACCTTTAATTTCCattctcagaacgttaataaaacctcccactCAAAACGTTCAATTTTACTGGTAAGGAAACTTATGGCTTCGTTCctagaaccaatgggaaaccaaaaacgtatgctcccacaacttccaaggaaccatatgtgctagctgggttggTTGCATGTCAGGGAGTTTGGCAACAGACTATgggaaccagaccagactagcaCCATGGTGTGTGATGTGTTCACAACACCTTCTCCAATCACAAAAGAAAGGCAATGAAAACACACACCCCTGCAGTGGAAATGGATCCAGGACCTTCGTCTCAAATTCCTCATACCCGCCATATGTGTCCGGAACAATAAACACACTACACCGAGGTCAATTGCAGAGAGATCTAATTCCCTTCTGGCTTGTGTCTGTAGAAACTGCCATCCACAGTTGGTACTCT is part of the Oncorhynchus clarkii lewisi isolate Uvic-CL-2024 chromosome 10, UVic_Ocla_1.0, whole genome shotgun sequence genome and encodes:
- the LOC139419615 gene encoding vascular endothelial growth factor C-like, translating into MWILSLVLWILNVTNLTRGYDYDEYPGEEDTKAPLVGEGISGLDTVSNVDELVELLYPEYSLVQHCLRRKALRTSPPLHAEDDIWAWGKPRELALVKSDSSIEVILEEIQRTMCTPREVCLEVSKEYPESTSHFYVPRCVSVHRCGGCCPQEGLYCTNTSHIYINKTLVELSHRDRSMVMVAFVNHTSCECLSKRPLHSVIRRAAAAHLTVCSPPDVPCSTGLVWDPTSCLCVPMDTSSFSERELEPLESALLELCGPNKVLDEDSCECVCQNGLTEASCGPGWRLDQESCECLCEDQPGPGTCPPNQRWDPDLCGCVCRAECPRSQPLNPETCLCQCRESPHTCLLQGKRFNAHNCSCYRLPCRKPHKNCPTGFYYSHYVCQCIPNHMRSEEWN